From one Macaca nemestrina isolate mMacNem1 chromosome 5, mMacNem.hap1, whole genome shotgun sequence genomic stretch:
- the LOC105465560 gene encoding centromere protein W isoform X2, with translation MALSTIVSQKKQIKRKAPRGFLKRVFKRQKPQLRLEKSGDLLKSPGQTLVRVSVESLTRSMYWLQQR, from the exons ATGGCGCTGTCGACCATAGTCTCCCAGAAGAAGCAGATAAAGCGGAAGGCTCCCCGTGGCTTTCTAAAGCGAGTCTTCAAGCGACAGAAGCCTCAACTTCGTCTGGAGAAAAGTGGTGACTTACTG AAGAGTCCAGGACAAACGCTTGTGAGAGTAAGTGTAGAGTCATTAACAAGGAGCATGTACTGGCTGCAGCAAAGGTAA
- the LOC105465560 gene encoding centromere protein W isoform X1, which translates to MALSTIVSQKKQIKRKAPRGFLKRVFKRQKPQLRLEKSGDLLVHLNCLLFVHRLAEESRTNACESKCRVINKEHVLAAAKVILKKSRG; encoded by the exons ATGGCGCTGTCGACCATAGTCTCCCAGAAGAAGCAGATAAAGCGGAAGGCTCCCCGTGGCTTTCTAAAGCGAGTCTTCAAGCGACAGAAGCCTCAACTTCGTCTGGAGAAAAGTGGTGACTTACTG GTCCATCTGAACTGCTTACTGTTTGTTCATCGATTAGCAGAAGAGTCCAGGACAAACGCTTGTGAGAGTAAGTGTAGAGTCATTAACAAGGAGCATGTACTGGCTGCAGCAAAG GTAATTCTAAAGAAAAGCAGAGGTTAG